From Pelmatolapia mariae isolate MD_Pm_ZW linkage group LG1, Pm_UMD_F_2, whole genome shotgun sequence, one genomic window encodes:
- the LOC134624344 gene encoding ras association domain-containing protein 8-like, producing MELKVWVEGVVRVVSGLSLTTSCQDVVIALAQAIGQTGRYILILKLRGNERHLVADDCPLQHLAQLGQLATEVQFILRRTGPSLSEGPDTSANERRLPLSRPSEPEPLKRREPQKALTFSLGPSTLPKRNKPKKDWSRSPRSSPELRASPVSFLDPVNSMKTNPSYPKDEVFRDILQQQRRLQDLEIQLQDLERETELWEQKRSSPEVTLAFAEELEELEWRVRQNEVELMQTEDWEKALQAEMEREQGMHRRLDQIHSSINDQSYEIRTLQTRSAHLEEDLQVRVQTQSSLAAQQDESLKSLKQELHNRLQLGEEVDVRLAELQGKMETAEERVKDRLEIIEELNKELRQCNLQQFIQQTGVTSQTEQTNPPVNDVFLNNAGIRE from the exons atggagctgaaggtGTGGGTGGAGGGTGTGGTCAGAGTTGTTAGTGGCCTATCACTGACCACTTCCTGTCAGGATGTCGTCATAGCTCTCGCACAAGCAATCG GTCAGACAGGTCGTTACATTCTCATTTTGAAGTTacgagggaatgagagacaCTTGGTTGCTGATGATTGTCCACTGCAGCACCTGGCTCAACTGGGACAGTTGGCCACAGAGGTCCAGTTCATTCTGCGGAGGACCGGCCCGAGCCTCAGTGAGGGTCCAGACACCTCCGCCAATGAGAGACGTCTTCCACTTTCCAGACCCTCAGAACCAGAGCCCCTCAAACGCAGAGAGCCACAAAAGGCTCTGACATTTAGTCTGGGTCCCTCAACACTTCCCAAAAGGAATAAACCAAAGAAGGACTGGTCTCGATCTCCCAGATCCTCGCCAGAACTGAGGGCCTCACCGGTATCTTTCCTAGACCCTGTGAACTCCATGAAGACAAATCCTTCTTACCCCAAAGACGAGGTGTTTAGGGATATTCTGCAGCAACAGAGAAGACTACAGGATCTGGAGATTCAGCTTCAAGATCTGGAAAGAGAGACTGAGTTATGGGAGCAGAAGCGGTCATCTCCTGAAGTAACTCTGGCTTTCGCTGAAGAACTGGAGGAACTGGAGTGGAGAGTGAGACAGAATGAGGTAGAGCTGATGCAGACAGAAGACTGGGAGAAAGCATTACAGGCAGAGATGGAAAGAGAACAAG GTATGCACAGGCGCCTGGACCAGATTCATTCATCCATAAACGATCAAAGTTATGAAATCAGGACACTCCAAACCCGTTCTGCACATCTAGAAGAGGACCTGCAAGTCAGAGTCCAAACGCAAAGTTCTCTGGCAGCACAGCAAGATGAGTCCCTGAAGTCCCTGAAGCAGGAGCTCCACAACCGCCTGCAGCTAGGAGAAGAAGTTGATGTAAGACTGGCTGAGTTACAGGGGAAGATGGAAACGGCTGAGGAAAGGGTAAAG GACAGACTGGAGATTATTGAGGAGCTGAACAAAGAGCTGAGGCAATGTAACTTGCAGCAGTTCATCCAGCAGACCGGTGTGACCTCACAGACGGAGCAGACAAACCCACCAGTCAACGATGTTTTTCTTAATAACGCTGGCATTAGGGAGTAG
- the LOC134624901 gene encoding retinol dehydrogenase 14-like, translating into MMKGKTVIVTGANSGIGKATAAGIVKLQGRVIMACRDLDKAEEAARDIQQGTGAESTQLVVKQLDLASLTSVRAFCEDIIKEEPRLDVLINNAGIYQCPYTRTEDGFEMQFGVNHLGHFLLTHLLLDLLKRSAPSRIVVVSSKLYKHGYINFEDLSSEKSYDKAFAYSRSKLANLLFTCELARRLEGSGVTANAVTPGIVRTNLGRHVHIPVIVRPLFDLLSRSLFRSPEEGAQTSVYVASSPDVDNVQGKCFADCQPQVLLDKAMDQELAAKLWDISEVMVGIIT; encoded by the exons ATGATGAAGGGAAAGACGGTTATTGTGACCGGTGCGAACAGCGGGATAGGAAAGGCCACAGCAGCCGGCATTGTGAAACTCCAGGGTCGTGTAATAATGGCCTGCCGAGACTTGGacaaggctgaggaggcagCTCGGGACATCCAACAAGGCACCGGTGCAGAAAGTACACAGCTGGTGGTCAAACAGCTCGACCTCGCTTCACTGACATCTGTACGCGCATTCTGTGAAGACATAATAAAG GAGGAGCCTCGGCTAGATGTGCTGATCAACAATGCCGGTATCTACCAGTGTCCTTACACCAGAACAGAGGATGGCTTTGAGATGCAGTTTGGAGTCAACCATCTGGGACATTTCCTGCTCACCCATTTGTTGCTGGATCTTCTGAAACGATCAGCTCCTAGCCGCATAGTGGTGGTCTCTTCCAAGCTCTATAAACACGGTTACATAAATTTCGAGGACCTAAGCAGCGAGAAGTCGTATGACAAAGCTTTTGCCTACAGTCGCAGCAAACTAGCCAAccttttgttcacctgtgagcTTGCCCGTCGCCTGGAGGGCAGCGGAGTGACAGCGAATGCTGTCACTCCGGGCATAGTGAGGACTAATCTGGGGAGGCACGTTCACATCCCTGTGATAGTTAGGCCGCTTTTTGACCTGCTGTCCCGAAGCTTGTTTAGGAGCCCCGAAGAAGGAGCTCAGACATCCGTCTATGTAGCTTCTAGCCCGGATGTTGACAATGTGCAAGGAAAGTGCTTTGCAGATTGTCAGCCTCAGGTTCTTTTGGACAAAGCCATGGATCAGGAACTGGCCGCTAAATTGTGGGACATTAGTGAAGTCATGGTGGGGATAATCACATGA